AAAGGTTGGTATTTTCTACTTACGATTGTGTACTCGTATTGGTTCGGATTTGAATGGGCACTCGGATTGTATAAACTGGACGAAGCAGATGAATACGCAATAGAGTATATGCGACAAGAACTGATGGATGTCTATCAGGTGAATATTTCTCAAGTCCCGTGTGTGATAAATTTGATATATGTAAGTTGTTCGTAGTTGTCCACCTAGATTCCTTTTGTGCCTTTAGCAAAACCTTCCCAACTCCACCGATACATTCATCCGATGGCGGTGTGTCATGTGTACAGTAATAGGACACCCAAATCAAGTAGTACCATCCATGGAAATATTTGATCTTCGGAGTATCAAAAAGTGCCCAGTACCGATAAATGAATTGAATTGCCAGCTGGCAAATTGTTGCAGAGTATAGTCCTGTGTAGATTCCCATCATCCATTCcattgtgaaatttgaaagaccCAATGGGCGGGAGAAACTAAAGTAGATCAAACTCGCATTGTAGGTGTGCAGGAActgcaatttaaaaacataatcATTAGGGTGGTCAATTTTTTAGCGCTGGCGAGAGTTTGATCTTCAATCTAGAAATCTAATCTGAAAACTCACCAAGTTTCTGTAACTCTTGGTCTGAGTATTTCGGATGCCCTATTACGgaagttttgattttctcagGTTCCATaatctatcaaaattttggggtGAGAAATAACatgtaaataataaaaatgcattttcgtTTCACTTTTCCCCGGACACATCTCACGAAAAATATGCAACTCACCGTGTGAAAAAGATACTCGAATGTGGCGAAAATGAATCCAAGCACTTGGAAGTTCACGAGCAAGTACTTATATGATCCGAATTGTCGACTGATGTGACACAATGTCAGGAATACCAGAATGAAGCCGAAGAATGCATTGGAGAAGAATCCCACGTTACCCATGAAGATAGAGAATTTTATGTAAGGGAGGTATACCTTACCAAACATGGTTAAACAAAATGTAAAATATGTCAACTTATTCAAATACTAAACTTTTTGATCTGGTAATGTTTAAATATATACCCTGCTTTTAAACACAAGTTTCTTATTGAAAACAGTGATCGCCCGATATTCTATGTTTCTTGGCCAAAAGTGACGAATTTATGAATGAACAACTGCTAGGCTATCATTAAATAGTAATATGGTATTTCAaatatgtgtgtgtgtttaaaaattgttgtctTGTTTATTGAAAGTTCAACACATACTTCAGGAAGACAATTCAAATATAGCTCAGCAGTTTTAGACAAAGATctcattctcaaaaaaaaagtttgtttaacatttttgatcgTTCTTCGACTAGAGTAGTGGAAGAGACTAACAAGGATTttaatacttttgaaaaaattttgcaaagactggaacagtttatttaaaaatccgaTTCTAAGAAAGGGACTACGGTaacttatggggttattcaagtaatgtcgCAAAATGTCGCACAATGTGTTTCAATGCATTTCACGACATTTCTCGGCATtattgaataaccccattagatGCGTGCCGTCCCTCTTGGGAGAGGAGTTTGAGGAGTGCACGTTGGGAGGGAAAGTTCATGCGGAAAGTAGCTTGAAGATAGTAACACGGATTTGattgattttaaaagtaaCTTGATAGCAATTCGATAATCCGAGACAATGTACAAAATTATGGCGATATCTATTGATGGGTAGATTGCGAATGCGCTGAACAGGATCCCGGTGGGAAAACTGAATTTGAGATTGAAAACTGGCAGGTAGATTATGATGATCATTGGGAAGAATAGGAGAATTGTCGGGACTACGatctggaaacaaaaaaattattttgaaatttagctgGAGATTGACAAACCTGGAGAATCAACGCCTTGAAGAACTGAGTATGCAGTCGTTTACTTGTCTCCGACagcattgaaattttctctttcATGCCAACGCTCATTTTTCTGCCACAAAAGCAAATAATTGAGTATTGAAGTCCAATAATCATTGTCATCTCAATTGTACATGCCAAGTTCCTCCAGCGGATTGCTCCTCTCTCAGTGTAAATTACGAATGTAAAACTTGGAATCGCCGACAATTTCCATCCGTAGTGATCATAAACCCCATTCTCAAAGTAGTTCAGCGTGAAGTTATCATTCTCCAAGAAATAATGAATTCCAATGGACCATGTGGCACCTATTCCAAAGCTGTAGATAAGCCACGCCGACATCATCCAACCTTCGAACCATATCAACTTTGGAGCGCTGAAAAAGTCGGCGGGTGTCAATGAACTTGGAAGCCATGGCTTACTCAAAAAGCGCCCAGTATCTGTACAAAAACTGAACGGATATGAAACAAATTGTTGATCCGTATATCCCACAGAAGAACACCAATCCGATTTTCATGATTTCGTTTGAAACTAGCGATAGGTGGGGTTCTGTGAAGAAGACGAAACCAGAGTTGTAGCTGTGAATCATCTGAACTTATAGATGTTGGAAATCAGGTCCCCTCAATGCAGCTTACCGGATGAATCATATACTCAGATGCGGAGAATAAGAAACCAAGAAATGAGAATACAATCAATAAATTCCGATAAGAACCAAAATCCCGTTTCACAAAACAAACTGTTAAACAGACGAACAACATTCCTAGAATAGTTGTTGATAGAAAACCAACTTTTGATATAAGCTTTGTTAGCTCATCCATCCGAATGTACTGCATTTGGGAGATAGTCGATTCTCTGACGTGGAATGTTTTCACCATTACTGCCGAAGAATCGATAGcttttgttttcaatgaaCACACAGTATTCAATTTCCGGCCACGATACATTCTGTATATGCTCGTCTAGATTAGCTGGTTCCTGGTTCTGGGAAATAATAATACGTCTGTTTATACATCTCTATACTGATGTGTTGGACGAAGGGGCCATAATTGTTTACGCTATATGGAACATAGGCCATTTTTGTTTGAGGAAACTGTggtaattattcaaaatttactaATTACTGGCTTAATTTCGACATCACAAGTTCTTTGATATCTCGGCAAAACGTCGTAACTTCATAGCAAACTCCTGCaacttaataaaaacatttatataacTTTGTAAAAAGCTGGTAAGAAGTTGCGAAAACCAACGGGATTGTGAGCGAAATTTAGCTTTACATCTGctaagaaattgcaaaagtcgTCTGAAAATCTGCAGAAGTTTGCTTAAAAGCTAAAATGCCTAATTGTGGTTAAGAAGTTGCAAGAGTATGCTATGAAGTTAGGCCGTTTTGCCGAGTAATTCACCCAAAATAAATTTCCcattctttcgttttttttttgggttttacAAGATTTAACTCATTTTTAAGAGACCACGGGTGAAATCATAATTGACCGAGACCAGGTTTAATAAGTagaaattaataatatttatttaagtTTTGACAATATTCCATCTAATATTATTTAAGTTATGTTGTTCGGGAAGTCCTTGTTGACACATCGCTAACTGCATTaaatttgttccaaaaaatcacattGAATAAATCTGAAAGAAGAAAGCTTTTCAAGCGTTCTATATGCCTCGTATTACCTTTTAAAGCTGTTCTGTATTCCTTTACAATAATCATGAAAGCAATTGTATCAACAGGTGGGAACATACTCACAATGACATACACCCACCCAGATGGTAGGTTCATCTTAATTGTGATTAGTGGTTCAAATAACGGGGCAATTAGAATAGGAGCAATTGGcagtacaaaaaataatgttggAACAACAGTTTGTACTACAAGAGCTTTAAAGAATtgcttttgaagtttttgattcACAATTGATTGTTGTTGGAGCTCGTTCTTAAGGATTGTACGCATGCGGACACCGAAATAAAGTATTATAACATATTGTATGTTTATGATGAACACTCCAATAATTAGAAAGTAGATATTGTTCCATCTCACAGATCCATCTGCCGCCTGAAAACTTGGACTACTATTTTCAGCGAGACATTCCATTCGGGCAAGGCCTTCGCGAGATGCCTACTTTTAGTCGAAGCTGTTCTTTGAAAGTCAACTCACGTAAGGGATGATCGGGAAACGTGGCAAGGAAGTAATACTGTAgttgtacattttttgaaccggTTCACTGAAAAGATTGGATGTTTGATTATATTTTCTCTTTCATGATTATCCTTACCTCATGTAATCATCAGAATAATCATCAGGATGCCCAAAATGGCCCAGTGCAGCCCCATAAATAAGCCCACAAAATATACAGTAAAGCATCCAAACTATAACTCCATATCCCCCAAAGTTCTTGGCAATATTTGGTTTATATAGAGTTGAATAACGAAAGGCGAACTGCACTGCaataattgccaaaattacTATATAAAAACTGGCATATAGTAGGattgcaaattgaaaaaagtatggATATTCTTGAATCAAAGagttcaagctgaaatatacGAATCCTGCATTGAAACTGTGTGCAAATGGTCGCGCAATCAAATCCCATGCTGAGAAAACGATTCCAACAGAAGCAAATACTAAGACCATTAGTTTATATGTTccagtgatttttttgatgCGGAACGCAGTGAGATACAGAAATACCGAATTGCAAATTAACGAAGAAACAAACccaaattgtgaaaactgGTAGGAAATTTCGTGGGAGAGATGCATATTGTGACTAAATGCTGATGTTTGATTGTTTTGTATAATAATTTCGGTGGGCAGTTCCGTACCGGAAATTATACTCGAGTACGAAAAACGTCTCGGCTCTGATTTCAACAATACAATAAATAATGGgaaaaatttgtcatttttgataGTCTGACATGTCTGAATCATCGAAAGACCCTTCAATTTTGGCACTTAAGTCTCACAGCCAAGGCTGTTGCTGAaacaaaagttgttttttttcttgaaaccaaaaacgaaacattttttggcaaaacctcgaaaaagcgaaaactatgaaaaaccGACAACGGAAAATGTTGcgaaatttggaacaaaaaatgaaaactttaaaaatgagaatcGAAAAACCAGACTTCCGATCTTCCtgttaaatgtattttttaatgggctcctcatttaaaatttgtattttcgaaattccatAACGAAGTATTTAGGATTTGTCTCCTGCCCAGACAGCAAGCCAACCGTACAAGTCTATTGCTTTGAGTTGTAGTAACAATTTGCCAGTTCATGGTAACAGAcacaataacaaaaaaaaattgaactattttttaaaatgtctcGCCCCACGTGATTAATGAAGAACTAAGAAACTCTAGA
This is a stretch of genomic DNA from Caenorhabditis elegans chromosome V. It encodes these proteins:
- the T23D5.8 gene encoding Serpentine Receptor, class T (Predicted), encoding MFGKVYLPYIKFSIFMGNVGFFSNAFFGFILVFLTLCHISRQFGSYKYLLVNFQVLGFIFATFEYLFHTFLHTYNASLIYFSFSRPLGLSNFTMEWMMGIYTGLYSATICQLAIQFIYRYWALFDTPKIKYFHGWYYLIWVSYYCTHDTPPSDECIGGVGKVLLKAQKESRWTTTNNLHISNLSHTGLEKYSPDRHPSVLVAYTLLRIHLLRPVYTIRVPIQIRTNTSTQS
- the str-6 gene encoding Seven TM Receptor (Partially confirmed by transcript evidence), translated to MVKTFHVRESTISQMQYIRMDELTKLISKVGFLSTTILGMLFVCLTVCFVKRDFGSYRNLLIVFSFLGFLFSASEYMIHPMIHSYNSGFVFFTEPHLSLVSNEIMKIGLVFFCGIYGSTICFISVQFLYRYWALFDAPKLIWFEGWMMSAWLIYSFGIGATWSIGIHYFLENDNFTLNYFENGVYDHYGWKLSAIPSFTFVIYTERGAIRWRNLACTIEMTMIIGLQYSIICFCGRKMSVGMKEKISMLSETSKRLHTQFFKALILQIVVPTILLFFPMIIIIYLPVFNLKFSFPTGILFSAFAIYPSIDIAIILYIVSDYRIAIKLLLKSIKSVLLSSSYFPHELSLPTCTPQTPLPRGTARI
- the str-43 gene encoding Seven TM Receptor (Predicted), producing MHLSHEISYQFSQFGFVSSLICNSVFLYLTAFRIKKITGTYKLMVLVFASVGIVFSAWDLIARPFAHSFNAGFVYFSLNSLIQEYPYFFQFAILLYASFYIVILAIIAVQFAFRYSTLYKPNIAKNFGGYGVIVWMLYCIFCGLIYGAALGHFGHPDDYSDDYMSEPVQKMYNYSITSLPRFPIIPYAADGSVRWNNIYFLIIGVFIINIQYVIILYFGVRMRTILKNELQQQSIVNQKLQKQFFKALVVQTVVPTLFFVLPIAPILIAPLFEPLITIKMNLPSGWVYVIVSMFPPVDTIAFMIIVKEYRTALKDLFNVIFWNKFNAVSDVSTRTSRTT